GCCCGGCGGCACGGGGCGCAGGTGACGGCGGCGCAGGTGGCGCTGGCGTGGGTGCTGGCGCAGGGGCCGCAGGTGGTGCCGGTGCCGGGGGCCGACCGGGCGCACTGGGCGGCGGAGAACGCGGGGGCGGCGCAGGTCCGGCTGACGGCCGGGGACCTGGCCGAGATCGCGGCCCTGCCGGCGGCGGTGGGAGCCTGGGACTGAGCGGGGCCCGGGCCCGGGTCCGGGTCCGGGTCCGGGGCCGTAGCCGGTTCCGGGGCCCTTTGGCCGGCCCCGGCACAACCACTCGATCGGGTGTACGAGTGGTGGAACTTCGGGAACTGCCGCAGCTGTTGAGACAGGTGAAGGGCACGATCGCAGGACCGGAGGGGAGCAGGACGATGCGATACGGACAGGCGCACGAGTTGTACGAGGGCCCGCGGCCCCGGACCCGCGGAGTGCTGGCGGCGTTCGCCCTGGCCGGATGCGGGGCTCTGCTGGCGGGGGGCTGCGCACCGGCGGGCGCCCCCGGCAGCGAGGCGGGCACGTCACCACCCCGCGCGGCACCCACACCGTCGGCGGCCGGCCCCACAGGCTCCCCGTCCGGCTCCTCGGGGGCGGCCCCGCCGCCGGCCAAGGGCTCCGTGACGGTGGCGGGCGAGATCGCCAAGGACCTGGAGTCTCCGTGGGGGGTGGCCCCGCTGCCCGACGGGGACCTGCTGGTCGCCTCGCGGGACAAGGGGACGATCAGCAGGGTCGCGGTGGCCACGGGCAAGGTGACGCCGATCGGCAAGGTGCCCGGGGTGGCCCCGGGCGGGGAGGGCGGGCTGCTGGGGCTCGCGCTGTCGCCCTCGTACGCCTCGGACCGCATGGTGTACGCGTACTTCACGACGGAGTCCGACAACCGCATCGCCCGGATGCGCTACGACGAGCAGAGGGACGCCGGTCAGCAACTGGGCGCGCCGGACACGGTGTTGCGGGGCATCCCCAAGGGCCTGGTCCACAACGGCGGGCGGATCGCCTTCGGCCCGG
The Streptomyces sp. NBC_01296 DNA segment above includes these coding regions:
- a CDS encoding PQQ-dependent sugar dehydrogenase, yielding MRYGQAHELYEGPRPRTRGVLAAFALAGCGALLAGGCAPAGAPGSEAGTSPPRAAPTPSAAGPTGSPSGSSGAAPPPAKGSVTVAGEIAKDLESPWGVAPLPDGDLLVASRDKGTISRVAVATGKVTPIGKVPGVAPGGEGGLLGLALSPSYASDRMVYAYFTTESDNRIARMRYDEQRDAGQQLGAPDTVLRGIPKGLVHNGGRIAFGPDKMLYAGTGETGDTGLAQDKKSLGGKILRMTPDGQPVHGNPEADSIVYSYGHRNVQGLAWDKDKRLWAAEFGQNTWDELNLIEPGANYGWPEAEGKAGKPGLRDPVAVWKTDEASPSGIAWAQGSVWMAGLKGERLWRIPLAGANPVAEPEAFLTGKYGRLRTVIALGGDRLLLVTSETDGRGSPEAGDDRILTLTVR